In Micromonospora sp. WMMD980, the following are encoded in one genomic region:
- a CDS encoding winged helix DNA-binding domain-containing protein, with protein MIDRRQVMSFRMRAQQLDRAEGTFADTAVFDLGAQDTGPDGARWALALRGVDASASTGDDLVLLWTVRGAPHLYRRADVGRVAAAVEPFSDADAAKRIYDAAKPLKAAGIGIVAALDEVAARMRTIVAEPTVKGDVSGRLAEVLPEPYLRFCRPCGVTHLYEMPFRLAAVRAGLELTPGTSPPVLRRIPSFRPAATPGDRLDLVRAHLRLLGPATPKHVADYLDAPVKDVKARWPQDAVEVTVDGETRWLLAADEAALSSAESTATRLLGPFDLFLQAKDRATLAPDPTRAKELWPVLGRPGAVLADADLVGTWRPRKSGAKLTVAVQPWGKLTAAQRHDVGEQAERLAAHRSATLAGVEFAD; from the coding sequence GTGATCGACCGACGGCAGGTGATGAGCTTCCGCATGCGGGCCCAGCAGCTCGACCGCGCCGAGGGCACGTTCGCCGACACCGCCGTGTTCGACCTCGGCGCGCAGGACACCGGTCCCGACGGCGCCCGCTGGGCGCTGGCCCTGCGCGGCGTCGACGCGTCGGCGTCCACCGGCGACGACCTGGTCCTGCTCTGGACCGTGCGTGGCGCTCCGCACCTCTACCGTCGTGCCGACGTCGGCCGGGTGGCCGCCGCGGTCGAGCCGTTCTCCGACGCCGACGCCGCCAAGCGCATCTACGACGCGGCCAAACCGTTGAAGGCGGCCGGCATCGGCATCGTCGCCGCGCTCGACGAGGTGGCCGCGCGGATGCGCACGATCGTCGCCGAGCCGACGGTCAAGGGCGACGTCTCCGGCCGCCTCGCCGAGGTGCTGCCCGAGCCCTACCTGCGCTTCTGCCGGCCGTGCGGGGTCACCCACCTCTACGAGATGCCGTTCCGCCTGGCCGCCGTGCGGGCCGGCCTGGAGCTGACGCCCGGCACCTCACCGCCGGTGCTGCGCCGCATCCCGTCCTTCCGCCCGGCGGCGACCCCCGGCGACCGGCTCGACCTCGTCCGCGCCCACCTGCGGCTGCTCGGCCCGGCCACACCGAAGCACGTGGCCGACTACCTCGACGCCCCGGTCAAAGACGTCAAAGCCCGCTGGCCGCAGGACGCGGTGGAGGTGACCGTGGACGGCGAGACCCGCTGGCTGCTGGCCGCCGACGAGGCGGCGCTGTCGTCGGCCGAGAGCACCGCGACCCGCCTGCTCGGCCCGTTCGACCTCTTCCTTCAGGCGAAGGACCGGGCGACCCTGGCGCCCGACCCGACCCGCGCCAAGGAGTTGTGGCCGGTGCTGGGTCGACCGGGTGCGGTGCTGGCCGACGCCGACCTGGTCGGCACCTGGCGGCCCCGCAAGTCCGGCGCGAAGCTGACCGTCGCCGTGCAGCCGTGGGGAAAGCTGACCGCCGCCCAGCGTCACGACGTGGGCGAGCAGGCCGAACGCCTCGCCGCGCACCGCTCGGCCACTCTCGCCGGGGTCGAGTTCGCTGACTGA
- a CDS encoding LysR family transcriptional regulator has translation MDTEAVRSFVRAAELGQLRHAADELGVTQQAVSKRVAALERELAVRLFTRTARGVDLTLDGQAFLPHARGVVAHADRAAAAVRPGSRAPRVDVLGLRSAQAVLLHDYWRSRPGVDLDVVTMRVDDPRRVAAAVAAGDLDAAFRTVTDPATLPPDVRMVHAFDSPLELLVGPRHPLAAAAALTPAELRGHRIWVPGIVAGSEWSEFYDDLTTAFDLRVDATGPNFGTEVLLDALADSADLATLVGARDRYLWPAGHDLRRVPIVNPTLAYPVSLLLPADPHPALRLIVDHFAALPPLPEPVWRPAWPRLGPAAWGTDG, from the coding sequence GTGGACACCGAGGCAGTGCGATCGTTCGTCCGGGCGGCCGAGCTGGGTCAGCTCCGACACGCCGCCGACGAGCTGGGCGTCACCCAGCAGGCCGTCTCGAAGCGGGTCGCCGCCCTGGAGCGTGAGCTGGCCGTCCGCCTGTTCACCCGTACCGCCCGGGGGGTCGACCTGACGCTCGACGGCCAGGCGTTCCTCCCGCACGCCCGCGGCGTCGTCGCGCACGCCGACCGCGCCGCGGCGGCGGTCCGGCCCGGCTCGCGGGCGCCGCGCGTCGACGTGCTCGGCCTGCGCAGCGCGCAGGCCGTCCTGTTGCACGACTACTGGCGGTCGCGTCCCGGGGTCGACCTCGACGTGGTGACGATGCGGGTGGACGATCCGCGCCGGGTCGCCGCCGCCGTCGCGGCGGGCGACCTGGACGCCGCCTTCCGCACCGTCACCGACCCGGCCACCCTGCCGCCCGACGTGCGGATGGTGCACGCGTTCGACTCCCCGCTGGAACTGCTGGTCGGCCCCCGGCACCCGCTCGCCGCCGCCGCCGCGCTGACCCCGGCCGAGCTGCGCGGGCACCGGATCTGGGTGCCGGGCATCGTGGCCGGCAGCGAGTGGTCGGAGTTCTACGACGACCTCACCACCGCGTTCGACCTCCGCGTCGACGCCACCGGCCCGAACTTCGGCACCGAGGTGCTGCTCGACGCGCTGGCGGACTCCGCCGACCTGGCCACCCTCGTCGGCGCCCGGGACCGCTACCTCTGGCCGGCCGGGCACGACCTGCGGCGCGTCCCGATCGTGAACCCGACGCTCGCGTACCCCGTCTCGCTGCTGCTGCCGGCGGACCCGCACCCGGCGCTCCGCCTGATCGTCGACCATTTCGCGGCCCTGCCGCCGCTTCCGGAGCCGGTCTGGCGCCCGGCCTGGCCGCGGCTCGGTCCGGCGGCGTGGGGGACTGACGGCTAG
- a CDS encoding MFS transporter yields MREKLGAGFGWLWSAYAVSTYGTWLAFGAFPLLAVRVLDSSAVAVSLLEAAGLAVAALVAVPLGPWVEHRPKRPVMIATDLVRFVALASVPVAYGLSVLSYGQLLLVAVVSGSAGVAFGAASGAYLRHLVPGDRLLVANGRFEGTAWVATAAGPPLGGALVGLLGPVVTVTADAVSYLLSALAVRRIRGGDVATPRAGRVRGADLLAGWRFIRHDPVLRRLFLNSVLVGALITATVPLLAVLLLGEYGLPAWQYGLAFGLPALGGFVGARLSPRLVRRFGGYRVLTASGWLRSVFPLGLAFLRPGVGGLVTVIVVEALLIMCMGVFNPLLATERLRRTPPDRTARVLAAWSVSSRLTQATLTVGWGVLAAVVGPLAAITVSGVLLLATPLLLPGTDASRRSARPVPVGSHEP; encoded by the coding sequence GTGCGGGAGAAACTGGGGGCCGGCTTCGGCTGGCTGTGGTCGGCCTACGCGGTCAGCACCTACGGCACGTGGCTCGCCTTCGGCGCGTTCCCGCTGCTCGCGGTACGGGTGTTGGACTCCTCGGCGGTCGCGGTGTCGCTGCTGGAGGCGGCGGGGCTGGCGGTGGCGGCGCTGGTCGCGGTCCCGCTCGGGCCGTGGGTCGAGCACCGGCCGAAGCGCCCGGTGATGATCGCGACGGATCTGGTCCGGTTCGTCGCCCTGGCGAGCGTGCCCGTCGCGTACGGCCTGAGTGTGCTCTCCTACGGCCAGCTCCTGCTGGTCGCGGTGGTCTCCGGGAGCGCGGGCGTCGCGTTCGGCGCGGCGTCCGGCGCGTACCTGAGGCATCTGGTCCCCGGCGACCGGCTGCTGGTGGCGAACGGGCGGTTCGAGGGCACCGCCTGGGTGGCGACGGCGGCCGGCCCGCCGCTCGGCGGCGCGCTGGTCGGGCTGCTCGGCCCGGTCGTCACCGTCACCGCCGACGCGGTGAGCTACCTGCTCTCCGCGCTGGCGGTACGCCGCATCCGGGGCGGCGACGTGGCCACGCCCCGGGCCGGCCGGGTACGCGGCGCCGACCTGCTCGCCGGCTGGCGGTTCATCCGCCACGACCCGGTGCTGCGGCGCCTGTTCCTCAACTCGGTGCTGGTCGGCGCGCTGATCACGGCCACCGTGCCGCTGCTGGCGGTGCTGTTGCTGGGCGAGTACGGCCTCCCGGCCTGGCAGTACGGTCTGGCGTTCGGCCTGCCGGCGCTGGGCGGGTTCGTCGGGGCCCGCCTCTCCCCGCGCCTGGTGCGGCGGTTCGGCGGGTATCGGGTCCTGACCGCGTCCGGCTGGCTGCGGTCGGTGTTCCCGCTCGGGCTGGCGTTCCTGCGGCCCGGCGTCGGCGGACTGGTCACCGTGATCGTGGTGGAGGCCCTGCTGATCATGTGCATGGGCGTGTTCAACCCGCTCCTGGCCACCGAACGGCTGCGCCGCACCCCTCCGGACCGGACCGCCCGCGTGCTCGCCGCGTGGAGCGTCAGCAGCCGGCTCACCCAGGCCACGCTGACCGTGGGGTGGGGCGTGCTGGCCGCCGTGGTCGGCCCGCTGGCCGCGATCACCGTCTCCGGCGTGCTGCTGCTCGCCACCCCGCTCCTGCTGCCCGGAACGGACGCCTCGCGCCGGAGCGCCCGTCCCGTGCCGGTCGGTTCCCACGAGCCATGA
- a CDS encoding HEAT repeat domain-containing protein — protein MTAGDTLTRPRGGADRAAVRAVVLPLLHDADRSTRRAALWALDDVHEPSDLATLREALTDPDPVIRRTALSSLPAVDTDPQAYALVLTALRDPDEWVRHHAVLRLAWSAPPGCDAGRRDVRCCAC, from the coding sequence ATGACGGCCGGCGATACGCTGACCCGGCCACGCGGCGGGGCCGATCGCGCCGCCGTCCGGGCGGTCGTCCTGCCGCTGCTGCACGACGCCGACCGGTCGACGCGCCGGGCCGCGCTGTGGGCGTTGGACGACGTCCACGAGCCGTCCGACCTGGCGACGCTGCGCGAGGCGCTCACCGATCCCGACCCGGTGATCCGGCGGACCGCGCTGAGCTCGCTGCCGGCCGTGGACACCGACCCGCAGGCGTACGCGCTGGTCCTCACGGCCCTGCGCGACCCGGACGAGTGGGTCCGGCACCACGCCGTGCTGCGGCTCGCCTGGTCCGCGCCACCGGGCTGCGACGCTGGCCGGCGGGACGTCCGCTGCTGCGCGTGCTGA
- a CDS encoding GNAT family N-acetyltransferase, with amino-acid sequence MPQPILRTARLLMVPLADRHLDLEVRLDSDAEVLRYLFSRPHPRDVVADYHARRMAQAAKVGGLGFWMAFGSGDCGRESIAPASEDEGEFVGLMMLPPAHGPDQPDDPTVAELGYRLVRRHWRKGLASEASRCLLRHAFDTVGQRLVIAQTMAVNAGSRGVMEAVGMRYVRTYFPEWDEPLPGAEHGEVEYEMTREMWQAR; translated from the coding sequence ATGCCCCAACCGATCTTGCGCACCGCGCGCCTGCTGATGGTTCCGCTGGCCGACCGGCACCTCGACCTGGAGGTACGGCTCGACTCCGACGCCGAGGTGCTCCGCTACCTGTTCAGCCGGCCGCACCCGAGGGACGTGGTGGCGGACTACCACGCCCGGCGGATGGCCCAGGCCGCCAAGGTCGGCGGTCTGGGCTTCTGGATGGCGTTCGGGTCCGGCGACTGCGGGCGCGAGTCGATCGCGCCCGCGAGCGAGGACGAGGGCGAGTTCGTCGGGCTCATGATGCTCCCGCCGGCGCACGGCCCCGACCAGCCCGACGATCCCACCGTCGCGGAACTGGGCTACCGCCTCGTCCGTCGGCACTGGCGCAAGGGCCTCGCCAGTGAGGCGTCCCGCTGCCTGCTGCGGCACGCCTTCGACACGGTCGGGCAGCGCCTCGTGATCGCGCAGACGATGGCCGTCAACGCCGGCTCGCGTGGCGTGATGGAGGCGGTCGGCATGCGCTACGTCCGCACCTACTTCCCCGAGTGGGACGAGCCGCTGCCGGGCGCGGAGCACGGCGAGGTCGAGTACGAGATGACCCGGGAGATGTGGCAGGCCCGCTGA
- a CDS encoding class I SAM-dependent methyltransferase yields MTTDQVRRAYASVADLYIDLFGTSEQVHADDLAFIRRHLAGRPGPVLDLGCGPGHLTDFLRRLGGDATGFDIVPEFVAHARSTHPDGRYVFGAMERLPVAGRSAAGILAWGSVIHLPPPDLDGVLAEFRRVTAPGATVVCGIFVGDEVSAFDHKVTTAYRWPVDAFSARLARAGFAEVERLHRPGDDTRRPHAAVAAVRTAG; encoded by the coding sequence GTGACGACGGACCAGGTCCGGCGGGCGTACGCGTCCGTGGCGGATCTCTACATCGACCTGTTCGGGACGAGCGAGCAGGTCCACGCCGACGACCTCGCGTTCATCCGGCGGCACCTGGCCGGCCGGCCCGGTCCGGTGCTCGACCTGGGCTGCGGGCCGGGGCACCTCACCGACTTCCTCCGCCGCCTCGGCGGCGACGCCACGGGTTTCGACATCGTGCCCGAGTTCGTCGCCCACGCCCGGTCCACCCACCCGGACGGCCGGTACGTGTTCGGGGCGATGGAGCGGCTTCCGGTCGCCGGCCGCAGCGCCGCCGGCATCCTGGCCTGGGGCTCGGTCATCCACCTGCCGCCGCCCGACCTGGACGGGGTGCTCGCCGAGTTCCGCCGGGTGACCGCGCCGGGCGCGACAGTGGTCTGCGGCATCTTCGTCGGCGACGAGGTCAGCGCGTTCGACCACAAGGTCACCACCGCCTACCGCTGGCCGGTCGACGCGTTCTCCGCCCGGCTGGCGCGGGCCGGGTTCGCCGAGGTCGAGCGCCTGCACCGGCCCGGCGACGACACCCGCCGGCCGCATGCCGCGGTGGCGGCGGTCAGGACGGCCGGCTGA
- a CDS encoding OsmC family protein, whose translation MTVTADFTGAHLLHVAVAGCVLNDVYREAGALGIRVDGVRVTASGDFDTRTWASTGITYHVELRSPTPADELDRLLERVDEVAEIPRTLRAGAPVRRADLP comes from the coding sequence GTGACGGTCACCGCCGACTTCACCGGCGCCCACCTGCTGCACGTCGCCGTGGCGGGTTGCGTGCTCAACGACGTCTACCGGGAGGCCGGCGCGCTGGGCATCCGCGTCGACGGGGTGCGGGTGACCGCGTCCGGCGACTTCGACACGCGGACCTGGGCCTCCACCGGCATCACCTACCACGTCGAGCTTCGCTCGCCCACGCCCGCCGATGAGCTGGACCGGCTGCTGGAGCGGGTCGACGAGGTGGCCGAGATCCCGCGCACCCTGCGCGCCGGCGCCCCGGTTCGGCGCGCTGACCTCCCCTAG
- a CDS encoding alpha/beta hydrolase, which translates to MATFVLIHGGGGSAWDWHLLVPELVALGHDVVVPELPIEDRSAGFTEFRQVVVDAVGDRRDLVVVGHSYGAFTAPLIADRLPVRLLVLLTPMIPRPGERPGDWWDHTGYRGAEGLSEEQQFYNGVPAEVVAEAAAHAREQVSAEGDEPWPLDAWPDVPTTVLIARADRFFPVDFLRRLTAERLGVTPDEVDGGHSVALSHPRQLADRLSGYLRS; encoded by the coding sequence ATGGCGACGTTCGTTCTGATCCACGGCGGCGGGGGCAGCGCCTGGGACTGGCACCTCCTGGTTCCGGAGCTGGTCGCCCTCGGCCACGACGTGGTGGTGCCGGAGCTGCCGATCGAGGACCGGTCGGCCGGCTTCACCGAGTTCCGCCAGGTGGTCGTCGACGCGGTCGGCGACCGGCGCGATCTCGTGGTGGTCGGCCATTCCTACGGCGCGTTCACCGCCCCGCTGATCGCCGACAGGCTGCCGGTCCGGCTGCTGGTCCTGCTCACCCCGATGATCCCCCGGCCGGGGGAGCGGCCCGGCGACTGGTGGGACCACACCGGCTACCGGGGTGCCGAAGGGCTCAGCGAGGAGCAGCAGTTCTACAACGGCGTGCCCGCCGAGGTCGTCGCCGAGGCCGCCGCCCACGCCCGGGAGCAGGTCAGCGCCGAGGGCGACGAGCCCTGGCCCCTCGACGCCTGGCCGGACGTGCCGACCACTGTGCTCATCGCCCGCGCGGACCGGTTCTTCCCGGTCGACTTCCTGCGCCGGCTGACCGCCGAACGGCTCGGCGTCACGCCCGACGAGGTGGACGGTGGACACTCGGTGGCGCTCAGCCACCCGAGGCAACTCGCCGATCGGCTCTCCGGCTACCTGCGGTCCTGA
- a CDS encoding aminoglycoside phosphotransferase family protein, whose amino-acid sequence MTPEITAELIRDLLRDQHPDLADHPVRPAARGWDNQMWRLGDDLAVRLPWATRTAGPLLYKEHHWVPGLAGRLPLPVPVPQRLGEPSERFPHPWLATTWIPGKPADRAPVTRPGAAATSLAAFLSALHRPAPDHAPTSATRGGPLSERADGVAAALDDATGRGLVDDPDAVRALWHDAVAAPGWTGPPLWLHADLHPANVLVEDGTFCGVIDFGDLCVGDPAYDLAAGWLLLPDGAVDEFHSAYRPTPDAATARRARGWAAARALLIGDNGVHGRPGGKATWGPPAAAALRRLVATVR is encoded by the coding sequence ATGACACCGGAGATCACCGCGGAGTTGATCCGGGATCTGCTCCGCGACCAGCACCCCGACCTCGCCGACCACCCGGTCCGGCCGGCCGCGCGGGGGTGGGACAACCAGATGTGGCGGCTCGGCGACGACCTGGCGGTCCGGCTTCCCTGGGCCACGCGGACGGCGGGCCCGCTGCTGTACAAGGAACACCACTGGGTGCCTGGGCTCGCCGGGCGACTACCGCTGCCGGTTCCCGTCCCGCAGCGGCTCGGCGAGCCGTCCGAGAGGTTCCCGCATCCGTGGCTCGCCACGACCTGGATCCCGGGTAAGCCCGCCGACCGCGCCCCGGTGACCCGACCCGGGGCCGCGGCCACCTCCCTGGCCGCGTTCCTGTCCGCCCTGCACCGGCCCGCCCCCGACCACGCGCCGACCAGCGCGACCCGTGGCGGCCCCCTGTCCGAGCGGGCGGACGGCGTCGCCGCGGCGCTCGACGACGCCACCGGCCGAGGGCTGGTCGACGACCCGGACGCCGTGCGCGCGCTCTGGCACGACGCGGTGGCCGCGCCGGGGTGGACCGGGCCACCGCTGTGGTTGCACGCCGACCTGCACCCGGCCAACGTGCTCGTCGAGGACGGCACGTTCTGCGGAGTCATCGACTTCGGTGATCTCTGCGTCGGCGACCCGGCCTACGACCTGGCCGCCGGCTGGCTGCTGCTGCCGGACGGCGCCGTCGACGAATTCCATTCGGCCTACCGGCCGACGCCGGACGCCGCCACCGCGCGGCGTGCCCGTGGCTGGGCGGCGGCGCGCGCCCTCCTCATCGGCGACAACGGCGTCCACGGTCGGCCCGGCGGCAAGGCCACCTGGGGCCCACCCGCCGCGGCGGCGCTGCGACGCCTGGTCGCCACGGTCCGCTGA
- a CDS encoding YdeI/OmpD-associated family protein: MPSAELDELVVGDAEELRAWLSAHHATSPGVWLALTRKGGTVTTLTWQQAVDEALCFGWIDGQARKRDAETSWIRFTPRRSRSSWSQRNVAHVARLEEQGRMRPAGRAAVEAAKADGRWAAAYAPPSEAEAPADLLAAIAAEPAAQAMFDVLTKANRFALVYRLNAVKRAETRTRKIDEFVAMLARRETIHPQQARPPNAP; the protein is encoded by the coding sequence ATGCCGAGCGCCGAGCTGGACGAGTTGGTCGTCGGGGACGCCGAGGAACTGCGTGCCTGGCTGTCGGCCCACCATGCCACCTCACCCGGCGTCTGGCTGGCCCTGACCCGGAAGGGCGGCACCGTCACGACGCTGACCTGGCAACAGGCGGTCGACGAGGCGCTCTGCTTCGGCTGGATCGACGGGCAGGCCCGCAAGCGCGACGCGGAGACCTCCTGGATCCGGTTCACCCCGCGCCGATCCCGCAGCTCCTGGTCGCAGCGCAACGTCGCCCACGTGGCCCGGCTGGAGGAGCAGGGGCGGATGCGGCCGGCGGGCCGCGCCGCGGTGGAGGCCGCGAAGGCGGACGGGCGCTGGGCGGCCGCCTACGCCCCGCCGTCGGAGGCCGAGGCGCCGGCCGACCTGCTCGCCGCGATCGCCGCCGAGCCCGCCGCCCAGGCCATGTTCGACGTGCTCACCAAGGCCAACCGGTTCGCGCTCGTCTACCGGCTCAACGCCGTCAAGCGGGCGGAGACCCGGACGCGGAAGATCGACGAGTTCGTCGCCATGCTGGCCCGCCGCGAGACCATCCACCCGCAGCAGGCCAGGCCGCCGAACGCGCCGTGA
- a CDS encoding DUF4240 domain-containing protein — protein sequence MNREVFWEIVERSRAEVGDTRDAESAATVARHLVARLTALGPSTAVEFQHFYDVRRCAPASRGR from the coding sequence ATGAATCGTGAGGTGTTCTGGGAGATCGTGGAGCGGTCCCGGGCCGAGGTGGGCGACACCCGTGACGCCGAGTCGGCCGCGACCGTCGCCCGCCACCTGGTGGCGCGGCTGACCGCGTTGGGCCCCTCGACGGCGGTCGAGTTCCAGCACTTCTACGACGTTCGGCGGTGCGCGCCGGCGTCACGCGGCCGATGA
- a CDS encoding ATP-binding protein has product MRRPTLFLTVGLPCSGKTTAARRIEVEQQALRLTKDEWVKALYGPENPPSAQDVIEGRLIRIGLRALELGANVVIDFGLWSRDERSALRQAAADVGAAVELHYFVVTAAEQRIRVDRRQAEAPHTTWPMSDEELAGWAATIEIPTPGELDGSEPVGDPPAGFATWQQWRDHRWPPSVC; this is encoded by the coding sequence ATGAGGCGACCCACACTCTTCCTGACCGTGGGACTTCCCTGCAGCGGGAAGACCACCGCCGCTCGGCGCATCGAGGTCGAGCAGCAGGCGCTCCGCCTCACCAAGGACGAGTGGGTGAAGGCGCTCTACGGGCCGGAGAACCCGCCCTCCGCGCAGGACGTGATCGAGGGGCGGCTGATCCGGATCGGGCTGCGCGCCCTCGAACTCGGCGCCAACGTCGTGATCGACTTCGGCCTGTGGAGCCGGGACGAGCGGTCCGCCCTCCGGCAGGCGGCGGCCGACGTCGGCGCGGCGGTGGAGCTGCACTACTTCGTCGTCACCGCCGCCGAGCAGCGCATCCGGGTCGACCGGCGTCAGGCCGAGGCGCCGCACACGACCTGGCCGATGTCCGACGAGGAACTCGCCGGGTGGGCGGCCACCATCGAGATCCCGACCCCGGGCGAACTCGACGGCAGCGAACCCGTCGGCGACCCGCCGGCCGGATTCGCGACGTGGCAGCAGTGGCGTGACCACCGCTGGCCCCCGTCGGTCTGCTGA
- a CDS encoding nitroreductase family deazaflavin-dependent oxidoreductase → MSDWNDKIIAEFRANGGRVGGQFAGAPLLLLHTVGARSGKPRVNPMMYQELDGGYAVFASKAGAPTNPDWYHNLLAEPNVTAEIGTDTVDLVARVADGDERERIWDAQKAAYPGFADYERKTSRQIPVVVLEPAP, encoded by the coding sequence GTGAGCGACTGGAATGACAAGATCATCGCCGAGTTCCGGGCCAACGGCGGCCGGGTGGGCGGCCAGTTCGCCGGCGCCCCGCTGCTGCTGTTGCACACCGTCGGCGCCCGGAGCGGCAAGCCCCGGGTCAACCCGATGATGTACCAGGAGCTGGACGGCGGCTACGCGGTGTTCGCGTCCAAGGCCGGCGCGCCCACCAATCCCGACTGGTACCACAACCTGCTCGCCGAGCCGAATGTCACGGCGGAGATCGGCACCGACACGGTCGACCTGGTCGCCAGGGTCGCCGACGGCGACGAGCGGGAACGGATCTGGGACGCGCAGAAGGCGGCGTACCCGGGCTTCGCCGACTACGAGCGGAAGACCAGCCGGCAGATCCCGGTCGTCGTGCTGGAGCCCGCACCCTAA
- a CDS encoding AAA family ATPase — protein MAYGTRDDLLRDLADAVGRVTAGHPTRVAVDGPPAAGKTTLADELAGVLRARGRHVIRATVDDFLVPLKRRYRRGEFSAEGCYLDAHDHPALNRMLLDPLGPGGDRRFRHAVHDDAPTWTAPVDAVLVFDGVFLLRPELVDRWELRVLVSVTHERLVARAVVREGRVSSRAEVERRWRERYLPAQQLYAATARPVDRADIVVRNDEPRRPAWETRARGHPGQRGTR, from the coding sequence ATGGCCTACGGCACCCGCGACGATCTGCTCCGCGACCTGGCCGACGCGGTGGGACGCGTGACCGCCGGGCATCCCACGCGGGTGGCCGTCGACGGGCCGCCCGCCGCCGGCAAGACCACGCTCGCCGACGAGCTGGCCGGTGTCCTGCGCGCGCGGGGCCGGCACGTCATCCGGGCGACGGTCGACGACTTTCTCGTCCCCCTCAAGCGGCGCTACCGGCGGGGGGAGTTCTCGGCGGAGGGCTGCTACCTCGACGCCCACGACCATCCGGCGCTGAACCGGATGCTGCTCGATCCGCTCGGCCCGGGCGGGGACCGACGCTTCCGGCACGCGGTCCACGACGACGCCCCGACCTGGACGGCCCCGGTCGACGCGGTGCTGGTCTTCGACGGCGTCTTCCTCCTGCGCCCGGAACTGGTCGACCGGTGGGAGCTGCGCGTCCTCGTGTCGGTCACGCACGAGCGGCTCGTGGCCCGTGCCGTGGTCCGGGAGGGCCGGGTGTCGTCGCGGGCCGAGGTCGAGCGGCGCTGGCGGGAGCGGTACCTCCCCGCCCAGCAGCTCTACGCCGCCACGGCCCGCCCGGTCGACCGCGCCGACATCGTCGTGCGCAACGACGAGCCGCGGCGGCCGGCCTGGGAGACCCGGGCGCGCGGACACCCCGGTCAGCGCGGTACGCGGTAG
- a CDS encoding GNAT family N-acetyltransferase → MAADPLLDRVRAAWLDLAGVPMAFPAGGGVEVAASARSLLCPPGWVGIVVLGDAAVVSVPSDGLVGTVREVLRRLPVAELTDAGPLRALLPVAGVLGPASLAYLDEGRFRPASGDVPVVPGEPADVAALPAAVPADDADECGLADVTSPVFVVRRGTDVLAAAGYRRWPGRVAHLGVLTRADRRGRGLARAVASAAVADAVANGLLPQWRARREPSRRVARALGFRQLGAQLSLALAEE, encoded by the coding sequence ATGGCCGCTGATCCGTTGCTCGATCGCGTGCGTGCGGCCTGGCTCGACCTGGCTGGAGTGCCGATGGCCTTTCCCGCCGGCGGCGGCGTCGAGGTGGCCGCCTCGGCCAGGTCGCTGCTCTGTCCACCGGGCTGGGTCGGGATCGTCGTGCTGGGCGACGCCGCCGTCGTCAGCGTACCGTCGGATGGTCTGGTGGGGACGGTGCGCGAGGTGCTGCGGCGGCTGCCCGTCGCGGAGCTGACCGACGCCGGGCCGCTGCGCGCTCTCCTGCCGGTGGCCGGGGTGCTCGGGCCGGCGAGCCTGGCCTACCTCGACGAGGGCCGGTTCCGGCCGGCGTCCGGTGACGTGCCGGTGGTCCCGGGGGAGCCAGCCGATGTCGCCGCGCTGCCGGCGGCCGTGCCGGCGGACGACGCCGACGAGTGCGGGTTGGCCGACGTCACCTCGCCGGTGTTCGTCGTGCGCCGGGGGACCGACGTGCTCGCGGCGGCCGGCTACCGGCGTTGGCCGGGGCGGGTGGCCCACCTGGGCGTGCTCACCCGGGCGGACCGGCGTGGGCGCGGGCTGGCGCGTGCCGTGGCCTCGGCGGCGGTCGCGGACGCGGTGGCGAACGGACTGCTGCCGCAGTGGCGGGCCCGGCGGGAACCGTCCCGCCGGGTGGCGCGGGCGCTGGGCTTCCGGCAGCTCGGCGCGCAACTGAGCCTCGCGCTGGCGGAGGAGTGA